The following coding sequences are from one Spartinivicinus poritis window:
- the rsmB gene encoding 16S rRNA (cytosine(967)-C(5))-methyltransferase RsmB — protein MSDHQPVRMVAAKAIKEVINQGQSLSQILPQFSQQVAPRDRSLLQELCYGTLRWYFRLSSCSKQLLSKPLKSKDADIFALILLGLYQLVYTRIPAHAAIGETVGACQLLKKNWAKGLVNGVLRQFQRQQQQLLEQADQTPETLTSHPDWLRELLIHHWPDHWPQIIEANNSHPPMTLRVNLSKITRDDFLSQCNEAGIEATPCQFAKSAVTLKQPVPVLKIPGFSEGLVSVQDEAAQLSATLLDLQPGQRVLDACAAPGGKTCHIIETQPELAEVIALDVDGQRLGKVKENLHRLDLNCQVVEGDASKPLSWWDGREFDRILLDAPCSATGVIRRHPDIKLLRRPDDIDNLAVTQQSILTALWQLLKPGGRLVYATCSVIPEENAEVVLDFLENQADAALSPIDTNWGIDTGTGRQLLPQINGHDGFFYACLLKT, from the coding sequence ATGTCAGACCATCAGCCGGTGCGAATGGTTGCAGCTAAAGCCATTAAAGAAGTTATTAATCAAGGCCAGTCACTTAGCCAGATACTACCCCAATTTAGCCAACAGGTAGCACCCAGAGACCGCAGCCTATTGCAAGAGCTGTGCTACGGAACGCTACGTTGGTATTTTCGACTCTCATCGTGTAGCAAGCAGTTACTGTCAAAGCCGCTAAAAAGTAAAGATGCTGATATATTTGCATTGATATTACTTGGCTTATACCAACTGGTTTATACCCGCATTCCAGCCCATGCAGCCATTGGTGAAACAGTAGGCGCCTGTCAGCTACTGAAAAAAAACTGGGCAAAGGGTTTGGTTAATGGTGTATTAAGGCAGTTTCAGCGCCAACAACAGCAACTGCTGGAACAAGCTGATCAAACCCCAGAAACATTAACTTCGCACCCTGATTGGCTCCGCGAGTTACTTATTCATCACTGGCCTGATCATTGGCCACAAATTATTGAAGCTAACAACAGCCATCCCCCCATGACTCTGCGGGTTAATCTAAGCAAAATAACTCGTGATGATTTCTTAAGCCAATGTAATGAAGCTGGCATTGAAGCAACTCCATGTCAGTTTGCAAAGTCTGCCGTCACTCTTAAACAGCCTGTCCCTGTACTGAAAATCCCAGGCTTTAGTGAAGGCCTGGTGAGTGTACAAGATGAAGCAGCACAGCTTTCTGCCACTTTATTAGATTTACAGCCTGGTCAGCGAGTGCTTGATGCCTGTGCGGCCCCTGGTGGAAAAACTTGCCATATTATAGAGACGCAGCCAGAGCTAGCCGAAGTGATTGCACTGGATGTTGATGGACAGCGACTAGGGAAAGTGAAGGAAAATCTGCACCGGCTTGATCTTAACTGCCAAGTAGTAGAGGGAGATGCCAGTAAACCACTCAGCTGGTGGGATGGACGCGAGTTTGATCGTATCTTATTAGATGCACCTTGCTCTGCCACTGGGGTAATCAGACGTCACCCAGATATTAAACTGCTTAGACGACCTGATGATATCGATAATTTAGCCGTTACTCAGCAAAGTATTCTCACTGCACTATGGCAATTACTGAAACCTGGGGGACGACTGGTGTATGCCACCTGTTCGGTTATTCCAGAAGAAAATGCTGAAGTAGTGTTAGATTTTCTTGAAAATCAGGCTGATGCAGCACTCAGCCCTATTGATACTAACTGGGGTATCGATA
- the fmt gene encoding methionyl-tRNA formyltransferase, whose amino-acid sequence MSTKPLRIVFAGTPEFAAIHLQTLLDSQHQVIAAYTQPDRPSGRGRKLTPSPVKVLTEAHQIPVFQPTSLKSEEAQEELASLNPDVMVVVAYGLLLPKAILETPRFGCINVHASLLPKWRGAAPIQRAIAAGDNTTGVTIMQMDVGLDTGDMLMISECDISDQETGGSLHDKLAEIGSPALLNTLQQIADGQLQPQVQDHDNASYAHKLSKQEAHIDWQQSAAELDCLVRAFNPWPVAFTELDGQRIRIWEAKPLATSSVNSSDQAPGTIISANKEGLNIACGKGSLCITKLQLPNSKSMSVQELLNSRKEKFQPGVKLS is encoded by the coding sequence ATGAGCACAAAGCCACTACGCATCGTTTTCGCCGGTACCCCAGAGTTTGCAGCTATCCATTTACAGACTTTACTGGATAGCCAGCATCAAGTTATCGCCGCTTACACTCAGCCAGATCGCCCATCAGGCCGTGGCAGAAAGCTAACCCCAAGCCCTGTGAAAGTGTTAACAGAAGCCCATCAAATACCTGTATTTCAACCTACCAGTTTAAAATCAGAAGAAGCTCAAGAAGAGCTCGCCAGTCTTAACCCTGATGTGATGGTAGTGGTTGCTTATGGTTTATTACTGCCAAAAGCCATTCTAGAAACACCCCGCTTTGGTTGTATTAATGTCCATGCTTCTCTATTACCTAAATGGCGAGGTGCTGCCCCCATTCAACGAGCAATTGCAGCAGGTGACAACACCACCGGCGTCACCATTATGCAAATGGATGTTGGGCTTGATACTGGTGACATGCTCATGATCAGTGAATGTGACATATCTGATCAAGAAACAGGTGGTTCACTACACGACAAATTGGCTGAAATCGGCTCACCTGCACTACTCAATACATTACAACAGATAGCTGATGGTCAATTACAACCACAAGTACAGGACCATGATAATGCTAGCTATGCACATAAGCTTTCCAAGCAAGAAGCCCATATTGACTGGCAACAATCAGCAGCTGAGCTTGACTGCTTAGTTCGGGCTTTCAATCCTTGGCCAGTTGCTTTTACTGAACTTGATGGCCAACGTATTCGAATTTGGGAAGCCAAGCCCTTAGCCACTTCTTCAGTAAATAGCTCTGATCAGGCACCCGGCACTATTATCTCTGCCAATAAAGAAGGGTTAAATATTGCTTGTGGTAAGGGTTCGTTATGTATAACTAAGCTACAGCTTCCCAATAGTAAATCAATGAGTGTTCAAGAACTTTTGAATAGTCGCAAAGAGAAGTTTCAACCGGGGGTTAAGTTAAGCTAA